The window AAATCTCAGAGCAGCCTGTGTTTTATATCGTCTTGTTGTGTTGATCAGTGTGGCTATTTAGTTTGTTGGGTACTCAGGTTAAAATGATCAATTTCCCAGCTTACTATTTGGTATACAACTTGAATAGTTTTGTTATTCCTAGCGACGAAGTTTGCTGGTGATTTCAGTTTAGTAACCATGAAGTCTGACCAATGCACCATTGCACCTATATCCTTCGTATCATAAATTATTTAATCATACTTCCTACAAATTTTAGTGCTGAATATAATAAGGGTGTTTATTTACATGAAACAGGTTATGGAGGGTATTCTTACTTAGTGGAGCCACTTTGGTGGATAGGCATGATTTCAAGTAAGTCGCGTTCCATTCTTTCTAAACGCTATGCCACTTTTCTAATTTTTAATATATTCCTTTATTTGCTTTATCACATATTCGGGACCAGTGCTTTCCGTCCAATCGTAGCATGTCTTGCCTGATCATTTTCCCACTGTTATTTTTCCTTGTTAAACGCCTGGCCATGATGAGATTTTTGGTGGCTCTCACAGTCACCTCACATTGGTCGTGATGTCCATTTCCTCAGGGACGCAGATACACACGAAGATGATTTAGTGTTTAAGAGTTGGGATTGATATTGTAACTTATAATAGGAGAAACTAACAATTTGTAATGAGGCAGATGTTAGTGCAGGAAAAAGAACATGTTTTTGATAAGGTTTGGCTAGATGTAGCATATTTAGACACAATATTGGACCATGAAAGTGGCTTGAGAGCAAATGAAATCTTGTCATCAGAATGTGATACTTCAGCTGTTTGCTGTTCTTAGGGAATAGAAAtccattttttccttcaaaatatCTATTGAATCTTATTGAGTGTAACTTGACAGAGTTGGCTTCAGGGTTTTATAAGTTTTCTAAGTGTCTTTTTATGCTAGCAAAGTTGCCGACTCATTTTTTTAGGAAAATGTTACTAATACTTTTGACCAAAAGAAACTTGACTAATGTTTGCTCACATGGTCTCCTATGGACAGTGATTGTTGGCGAAATAGCTAATTTTGCTGCTTATGCATTTGCTCCTGCTATTCTTGTCACTCCTCTTGGAGCACTCAGTATAATCATCAGGTACAGTCATAGGAGTTCCATAGAAAACTGTTAATAATGTGCTTTAGCTTGCTGCTTATTAAACTGAAATAACAGTCCATTCTAAATGTTTGCAGTGCTGCACTTGCTCATTCCATTCTACAGGAGAAACTGCACACATTTGGTATACTTGGTTGTGTTCTTTGTGTAGTCGGATCGATCACAATTGCACTTCATGCTCCACAGGAGCGTGATATTGATTCTGTAAGGGAAGTTTGGGATCTTGCAACTGAGCCAGGTATTTGCAACTGAAAGATAGCGATGACAATGCCATTATTAACTTAATTTATATTTCACACGCTAGATGGATTCAATATTGTTTTCTTTGTTTTGTCAGCTTTTCTTTCATATGCGACTATAGTAGTGGTGGCAGCCCTGGTTCTTATATATTTTGTTGTCCCTCAACATGGACAAACAAACATCATGGTGTACATTGGAGTCTGTTCTCTTCTAGGATCTCTCACCGTATGCCTTTTCCCCAAACAGATAACTCTTGCCTATAGCATAATTCATCTTGAGAATTCTTTATGGGATTTTCACTGAATCCCATTTTTCATCTGATAGTGAGAATTTAACAGGTTATGAGTGTAAAGGCTCTTGGAATTGCATTGAAGTTAACATTCTCAGGAGTGAACCAATTATTCTATCCTCAGACTTGGGCTTTTGCTCTAATTGTTGCTACCTGCGTAAGCACCCAGATAAACTATCTAAACAAGGTAAATGTTTCAGTTTCTATATTATTATTGATGCCATAGAGTTGTGCATTGGTGCATCAAGCTGGATAGGGAACTTGAGGGAGCAAAAATGTTTTCTGTTACACGCAAACTCAACAGTGCATCACATCACCCAAGAGAATATCTATGCCTATTTCTGGCATTTTCTCCGCACGATGCCACATGCACATTTGGTGCCAACGGGGCATCACCTTACCTTTTGCCTATCATATGGAGGGCCTTCTAGCTAATTGCGTGAATATTTTTTCTTGTAGTTTTAGCTTTAGTTATCTCTATCTCTCATTCTGTTGATCTACAGTAGAATGTGTAGTACCATTTGGTCCTTCAAAGAAAAGGTCATTACCTTCTGCAAGTTACTCTCCTCAATATGTAATAAAGTTTTTCGTACATGACATGGAACTGGGCTTCATGTTATAAGGAATGTTCTAACAACTCTCTAATGCATGCTGCTTTTTGGCATTATATGTTTTCTATTGGCACTCAAATTTCTTTCTGTTGAGCCACTAACATAAGCAAATCACGTTTGGTGCTAACAACATTTTATTTCATCTGTAAATTGCAGGCATTGGACACCTTTAATACAGCAGTTGTCTCACCAATATATTACGTGATGTTTACCTCGCTAACAATTATAGCCAGTGTGATAATGTTCAAGGTAACACTTTGCATCGTTTTCAGTGCACCCTTATTGCCAACTGAACTTCCTTAAAGTAAAATGTTGTAAACATTGCTGCTGGACTGTGGCGTGATTCTACTTTCATGTCTTGCTCTTATAAGTTGTGCCTAAGCGGCCCGTTAGAGGTTTACCTGAAAATAGCTCTCACGAGTCACGATGACAAGGACATCTGAGCATATAGTGCCACTGAAATTGTAGTTTAGGATTATTGCTTTTTCCTGAATGCAAGCCACATGACCATTGTAATTGGACCACTATGATATTTAACTCTGCATATTTATGGATGTTGGGGTGCTTTAAGTTCTAGTTGCATACCCATTACGACGCAATGTTGCTGTGGTTGTTATTTATGTCTGATGACTTGTGCTTTTTATCTTGATCAACATACCTTATTTTTTCATTGATGCTGTTACTCTCATAGAAAGATACCTACATCATGCCAGAATTTTCTCCTCAGCTCGTAGCTCATTGACATGCAGGATTGGGATCGGCAAAATCCAACACAGATTGTCACGGAAATGtgtggttttgtgaccatcctttcTGGAACATTTCTCCTTCACAAGACGAAGGACATGAATGACAGTATGTCATGAGTTTAGCCATTTTACGCATCTTCATTATAAACAGAATCTCACAAGGTCTAATGGGATTTTGTGCTGAATAGGTACTGGGCCGACTTTGTCTACACGACGCTCAAAGCATGCTAGTCAGACTGCATTTGCCATTGAGGTTCTTCCACTAAAATATCAAGATTGTGTGGATGAGGAGACCTTGCCACTGTCACTCCCCAAGGCTGATAATCACTACCTAATGCAAGAGCTTCCTCTTAGATACAAAGACTTGAATATTGCCTGATGGACATTCCTTTGCCCATATGTGCTAGGAACCTCTTAGCAAAGTTTGCCGTGCACAGTTTCAGGCAGGATTGGTTGATGAGGAACTGAACTTGGAGGTTTTATCTCATCTTTGCTGTTGGATAGAATGCGGTTATGGAAATTACAAGTTGATAGTATTATCCTTGCTCCTTCCTGGATTACAATTTCACCTTTTATAAGGAGAAAACGAGGGATGATGTCAAACATGAGGTCAGTCAAGGGATGGTTACTCGGGAATACCAACCAGTTCTGGAAAACCGGATGAAGTGTACTTACATACAGTGGCACCATTTATTATTAtacctttttttttcatttttagacAGTCAAGCAGTTATGCTGCAATTTGGGCTTATCTGATTCTAGGAAGATGTTATATAGGAAAAACAAACCTCATTTTTTTCTTGTACCTATCTCATAAATTGCTGCCCAGTTTGGTGCCAATTGTTATCTGTGTAATTATCAATTCATATTTTTTGGTAGACAATTGGCGAACCTAATTTGCATGTCTGCATAAATATTTCGTGAGGATGGGTCACTGCGTTATGCCATTTttttccctccttgtcttgaaaatgTAATTCAGTTAATTTGATTAAAGCAACAAGCTGTGCATGAGAGAAAAACGAAAGCAAATAAAAAAGTGTTCTTATAGAGAAATATTAAGTCAATGTTTTTACAGCAAGTATACTGCTATCTCAGTGAGATTAGTTCTTAAGAGAGTGTATTTGAGATATATGTAGGCTTAATACTCTATAACACTAAGCTTCATAGTTTTAAAGAGCCTACATTTAATTGAGGTCTTCAATTAGAATTTGATCACCGGATTTTGACCGGCtcaacaatttctcaaagctcCATCATTCAATTCTTTTATACTATAAATTATGCTCTCAAATTTGTATGGCTTCAAATTGGGTCATCTAATTTTGACCAGGTCAACAATTTTTTAAGCTCTCCCATTCAATTCTATTAGTTCATTATGTTCCTAACATTTAAAGCTCTTTCATTCAATCGAGATATTCAATTTTGATTTGGTTTACATTTTTTATTGGGCCAAGGATTTTTTAAATCAATCAACAGCAAACAAcctataaaaacatatcaatccCACGCACCCTCCTACAACCTAGAAAAAATAAGCGCCACCATGTGATATTGTAGCATCAATATAAtacatgcaacaaccaacacgaaaATTTCCCCAGTTTAATATAGGTTGGTTAGTGGATAACACAGAATCACACCACGAAAGGTCCACCAAATCACcgcattataaataaaaataaaacacactCTATCATCTTCCCTACCCGTCAAACTAAATTTCCATCCCTTATAAAATATAAGGGGTGTTAGGTTTTAAGAAAAtcaaatttctttaactttgatcaagttcaaagcaaaaATATCAACATCCACAATATTGAACAAAAAAATGTATAGAAATTCATTTCGGGTTGAATCTAAAAATACCGATTTGATATTGTGGATTTTGATAGATTTCtctataaatttgatcaaattacaatgtttgacttttcaaaaaagtaatacaccttatattttgaaacaaAGTGATTTTTTTTAAGAAACCCAACAACACGAACGGCGCAGCAAAGCACGCACAACCCTTTTAGTAATTTTGAAATGCAAGAAGTGTGATGTTACAAAAATGTGAAAAATCCAGATTGGTAGATATGATTATGTGATTGGTATGAACAACATAATTTATGTATTGTTAGGTACTGGTGCAGCAGCAGGTAAAACATGAGTACGACTTGTAGCTTGATATATGTATAGAATGAGTATATATTAGATTTTCAATGTGAGAAAACAATACAGTGAGCATATTGATTAATGAGAGTCACTTGACGGTGGAAGGAGCTCCTCCCCCGCTAGggttcctcctccgccgccgccggcctcctcgcctgcttccgccgccgccggccgccgggcGAGCGCCTCCAGGCTTGCCCTGCTCCCCCCTCCCCCACCAACCCCCTCGCGGCGCGCCCGCgcgcgccggggggggggggatccGTTCCTCTGCATCCTCGAACCCTCCTTCCTACCCTCCCCCCTGTCGTCGCCGGCGAGCTCCGTCGGGCAAAGCCCGGGGGGCGCGGCGGCAGCGGGGCCCTTCTCCCCCCTGTTCGTGGGACACCGGCGCGGGGCGGTCTCCTCGAGCTGCGGCGTTGGTCTTCGCGGGGTCCAGCGGCTCGGCGGCGGGCTCGCAGGGCGCCCGGTTGGTGGCGGTGAGCCGGTGCCCTGGGGCTCGTGCATGGCGGGGCCGCTGCGGCGCTCCCGTCTCGGGAGGTGGCGCGCGGTTGGCCCCTTGCTGGATCCAGCCGGATCTGGTGGTGGGGGTCGATCGGCGGCGTGTGGCGGCGGTGGTGCGTGCCCGGCGGCTCCGGCGCTATGAGCGTGCCGGGCGACGCGGGTAGGGCAGCGGCCGGGCGTGGCCGTtgctccggccgtgggcggcgaCATGTGGAGGTCCGGCGGTGGTGGACTCCCGGTGTCGTGGCGGCACCATGGTGGCTTGGCGGATCTACTTGCGGCGGCGGACGGCTTCTCCGGCGTCGGCTTGTTTGCAATCGGACCGTTTCGGCCTTCACTCCATGTCCTCGGCGCTCGGTCGTTACTCCCTTCGAAGGGCTGGCCCTTTCCTAGCTGcggtccatcgctcgtctcgcACCTGGTGCAGCAGGACCGAGGTCGTCTCGTGCACAGTgccgcaggaccgagctcgtctcgcgcacggtgcaGCAGGACTGACTCCGTCCCCGCCCCACGGTGCTGCAGGACCGATCTCGTCTCGCGCTCCGGGCTGCAGGATGGGTCGATGGATGCCAGTGTtggccgacctattgggtctcgACGCTGGGGTGGGCCAGGGGTGCAAAGGCGTCTCCTTTTCTGCTtgtctctttggttggggtagcggcgggtCTCGGGTGTGGTGGTttcaaggtcttggatgccggggcggcggccctggtggcggtGCACGGTGCTCTTGGGCAGAGCCCGTGTCTTGGCGCTGCCCGGTgatcatggccgtgtgggcggcgtggttgccggggNNNNNNNNNNGCAGCAGGACCGAGGTCGTCTCGTGCACAGTgccgcaggaccgagctcgtctcgcgcacggtgcaGCAGGACTGACTCCGTCCCCGCCCCACGGTGCTGCAGGACCGATCTCGTCTCGCGCTCCGGGCTGCAGGATGGGTCGATGGATGCCAGTGTtggccgacctattgggtctcgACGCTGGGGTGGGCTAGGGGTGCAAAGGCGTCTCCTTTTCTGCTtgtctctttggttggggtagcggcgggtCTCGGGTGTGGTGGTttcaaggtcttggatgccggggcggcggccctggtggcggtGCACGGTGCTCTTGGGCAGAGCCCGTGTCTTGGCGCTGCCCGGTgatcatggccgtgtgggcggcgtggttgccggggtgtAGCGGTCGGTGACGGTGAGTGTAGACCGGGatgaaaacctgctctatcttcggatGGACCGGCGACTGCGAAGCttgctcccttcttgaaggcgtcgtgcgGCTCCGGGagaaactctgatccttggatctggcggtggcggcactccggtgtcgtatccttcctgaaggcaccgccttggagTCCACGGTTCGCtgtatgcggcttcatctcttcgtgGTAGTGTGCTAGGGGTGGTGTTGTTGCGCTCAGTACTTttgtatcctgccttgggtgtgtgtggtGTGGGCGTGTGTTTGTTTCGGATGATGTTGATCTTTT is drawn from Triticum dicoccoides isolate Atlit2015 ecotype Zavitan chromosome 4A, WEW_v2.0, whole genome shotgun sequence and contains these coding sequences:
- the LOC119286466 gene encoding probable magnesium transporter NIPA4; the encoded protein is MAAPSSSAGFGGMSSDNAKGLALAVSSSAFIGASFIVKKMGLRRAADSGVRAGYGGYSYLVEPLWWIGMISMIVGEIANFAAYAFAPAILVTPLGALSIIISAALAHSILQEKLHTFGILGCVLCVVGSITIALHAPQERDIDSVREVWDLATEPAFLSYATIVVVAALVLIYFVVPQHGQTNIMVYIGVCSLLGSLTVMSVKALGIALKLTFSGVNQLFYPQTWAFALIVATCVSTQINYLNKALDTFNTAVVSPIYYVMFTSLTIIASVIMFKDWDRQNPTQIVTEMCGFVTILSGTFLLHKTKDMNDSTGPTLSTRRSKHASQTAFAIEVLPLKYQDCVDEETLPLSLPKADNHYLMQELPLRYKDLNIA